Proteins encoded by one window of Candidatus Spechtbacterales bacterium:
- the mraY gene encoding phospho-N-acetylmuramoyl-pentapeptide-transferase: MLELNTLQLVRVLSLAGIAFMLTILWTPALTHFLYKYKLGKRIRKDANAPIFMELHQHKEGTPTMGGILIWGTVFVMLIFFWGIDKFFPDSLLAPFNFLNRGQTYLPLAAFFTAALIGLADDLLGIFKIGPKGGGIRMRQRLLLYTAIAILGAWWFYFKLEWTEIHVPFVGDFNIGLWYIPFFMLVLVATAFSTNEADGLDGLAGGLLMMAFASYGVLAFMGSSYDLAAFVAIIIGSLLAFLWFNVPPARFFMGDTGSMSLGVTLGIIALLTDQALLLLIVGFLLVVESLSVIVQLFWKKVFKKKLFLSTPIHHHFQAIGWPEHKIVMRFWIMAAVSAGLGIIIGLVG, from the coding sequence ATGCTTGAACTTAACACTCTTCAATTGGTGCGTGTCCTAAGTCTTGCCGGTATTGCTTTCATGCTTACAATACTGTGGACTCCGGCACTGACACACTTTCTATATAAATACAAATTAGGAAAACGAATCCGTAAAGACGCAAACGCGCCTATTTTTATGGAGCTTCACCAACACAAAGAAGGAACGCCTACAATGGGTGGTATTTTAATATGGGGGACGGTTTTTGTTATGCTTATATTTTTTTGGGGAATAGATAAATTTTTTCCCGACTCCCTGCTTGCACCCTTTAATTTTTTAAACAGAGGCCAAACTTATCTTCCGCTTGCGGCTTTCTTTACCGCGGCTTTAATAGGGCTTGCGGATGATCTTTTAGGGATTTTTAAAATAGGTCCCAAAGGAGGGGGGATACGAATGAGGCAACGACTCCTTTTATATACAGCAATAGCTATTTTGGGAGCATGGTGGTTTTATTTCAAACTTGAATGGACAGAGATACATGTTCCTTTTGTCGGGGATTTTAATATTGGTCTTTGGTATATACCGTTTTTCATGCTTGTACTTGTAGCAACAGCTTTTAGTACAAATGAAGCAGACGGATTAGACGGCCTGGCGGGAGGTCTTTTGATGATGGCTTTCGCAAGTTATGGCGTACTGGCATTTATGGGGAGTAGTTATGACCTGGCTGCCTTTGTTGCTATAATCATAGGCTCTCTGCTTGCTTTTTTGTGGTTCAATGTTCCGCCGGCGCGATTTTTTATGGGAGACACAGGTTCAATGTCGCTGGGGGTAACACTGGGGATAATAGCATTATTGACCGACCAGGCACTTCTCCTTCTTATAGTAGGGTTTCTGCTTGTTGTAGAATCTCTTTCTGTTATAGTGCAGCTCTTTTGGAAAAAAGTTTTTAAGAAAAAGCTTTTTCTTTCAACACCTATACACCATCACTTTCAGGCAATTGGCTGGCCTGAGCATAAAATAGTTATGAGATTTTGGATAATGGCGGCAGTAAGTGCCGGTCTGGGTATCATAATAGGCTTAGTTGGTTAA
- a CDS encoding helix-turn-helix domain-containing protein: MDISSINANEKKEIQEALSLFGLNDNEQNVYLELLGVGKITLTPLSRIVGLPLTTVQSILKRLSEAGLVETTFVRSRRRYMAKDPAALKEVLSQQQKEISAVIPLLKNLQSENMGAAKVKVYFRESIADILNQALEAKDKTIYEIMSAGDFQKIMGESYHFTKRRLEKGVHLKSLRIEEHEIKNYSKVTHKRELREAKFLPRELTFRSSIMFWDDTVVIFTTKQEGLSLVIESRTLRETYQQIFDLLWTISRPMDTAKV, encoded by the coding sequence ATGGATATATCAAGCATAAACGCAAATGAGAAAAAAGAAATACAGGAAGCATTATCGCTTTTCGGCCTTAACGACAATGAGCAAAATGTTTATCTTGAGCTTTTGGGAGTTGGTAAAATCACGCTTACTCCCCTATCGCGCATAGTGGGGCTGCCTTTGACAACAGTGCAGTCAATTTTAAAACGCCTTTCTGAGGCCGGGCTTGTGGAAACAACTTTTGTTAGATCGCGCAGAAGGTATATGGCTAAAGACCCAGCCGCGCTAAAAGAGGTGTTGTCGCAACAGCAGAAAGAAATATCAGCTGTGATTCCTTTACTGAAGAATTTGCAAAGCGAAAATATGGGTGCAGCGAAAGTCAAGGTTTATTTTAGAGAAAGTATTGCCGATATTTTAAATCAGGCGCTTGAGGCGAAAGATAAAACTATTTATGAGATAATGTCAGCGGGTGATTTTCAAAAAATTATGGGTGAAAGCTATCATTTTACAAAAAGGCGCCTTGAAAAAGGCGTGCATTTGAAAAGTTTGCGCATTGAAGAGCATGAGATAAAAAACTATTCAAAAGTAACGCACAAGCGTGAATTGCGCGAGGCAAAATTCCTGCCGCGAGAACTTACATTTCGCTCCTCTATTATGTTTTGGGACGATACAGTAGTCATATTTACAACAAAGCAAGAAGGGTTGTCACTGGTTATAGAAAGCAGAACCCTGCGTGAGACGTATCAACAGATTTTTGACCTCCTTTGGACAATAAGTCGCCCAATGGATACAGCAAAGGTTTAA